A stretch of the Haloplanus aerogenes genome encodes the following:
- a CDS encoding DUF7541 family protein: MDETGLSDQYRMASPWPIFVALGIPIAELGILFDVFVIAVGGLLLFCGSVTGMLKEAGYAKTVWRPLVVFAGLLFVAGGILAFTDVNLVTRGYAIITAGALLAAAGIGGELLVPKRETI, translated from the coding sequence ATGGATGAGACGGGACTGAGCGATCAGTATCGGATGGCGAGCCCCTGGCCTATCTTCGTGGCGCTGGGCATTCCCATCGCGGAACTCGGTATCCTGTTCGACGTGTTCGTGATCGCCGTCGGCGGGTTGCTCCTGTTCTGTGGCAGCGTGACGGGGATGCTCAAGGAAGCCGGCTACGCGAAGACGGTGTGGCGGCCGCTTGTCGTCTTCGCTGGCCTCCTGTTCGTCGCCGGTGGCATCCTCGCGTTCACCGACGTGAACCTGGTCACGCGGGGCTACGCCATCATCACCGCCGGGGCGCTCCTCGCGGCCGCGGGCATCGGCGGCGAACTGCTCGTGCCCAAACGCGAGACGATCTGA
- a CDS encoding VNG_1110C family protein codes for MPSPERLRDSTQIVVPCESLTGIREDLEADFAVSVFSAGETTCRIVGSPVEIKEVGQFLARHGINVA; via the coding sequence ATGCCGAGTCCCGAGCGGTTGCGAGACAGCACGCAGATCGTCGTGCCGTGCGAGTCGCTGACGGGGATTCGGGAGGACCTCGAAGCCGACTTCGCGGTCTCCGTGTTCTCGGCCGGGGAGACGACGTGTCGGATCGTCGGCAGTCCGGTCGAAATCAAAGAAGTCGGTCAGTTTCTCGCCCGCCACGGGATCAACGTCGCCTGA
- a CDS encoding OBG GTPase family GTP-binding protein has protein sequence MGLEEEIEDLREEISNTPYNKSTEQHIGRLKAKLAEKKEKLERQASSGGGQGYAVEKTGDATVGLVGFPSVGKSTLLNALTNAESEVGAYEFTTLDVNPGMLKYNGANIQMLDVPGLIEGAAGGRGGGQEVLSVVRTTDLVVFMLSVFEIQQYDRLREELYANKVRLDTSPPNLSISKTGKGGLRVTTTDDVELDEGTIKSVLREHGYVNADVTVRGDCTIDELIDGIQDNRVYLPSIVAVNKADLIDKDYLPTVKENLRDHGLDPDEVVFISAEEERGLDALKEKIWDALGMIRIYMDKPGRGVDYEEPLVLREGENTVDDALRKLGGTLDERFRFARVTGPSAKHDEQQVGRDHELQDEDVMRVVARR, from the coding sequence ATGGGTCTGGAGGAGGAAATCGAGGACCTCCGCGAGGAGATTTCCAACACGCCGTACAACAAGTCGACCGAACAGCACATCGGCCGGCTGAAGGCGAAGCTCGCGGAGAAAAAGGAGAAACTCGAGCGACAGGCCTCCTCGGGCGGCGGCCAGGGCTACGCCGTCGAGAAGACTGGCGACGCCACCGTCGGCTTGGTCGGCTTCCCCAGCGTCGGCAAGTCGACCCTGCTCAACGCCCTCACGAACGCCGAAAGCGAGGTCGGCGCCTACGAGTTCACCACCCTCGACGTGAACCCGGGGATGCTCAAGTACAACGGCGCGAACATCCAGATGCTCGACGTGCCCGGCCTGATCGAGGGGGCGGCCGGCGGCCGCGGCGGCGGGCAGGAAGTCCTGTCGGTCGTCCGGACGACCGACCTCGTCGTCTTCATGCTCTCGGTCTTCGAGATTCAGCAGTACGACCGCCTCCGCGAGGAACTCTACGCCAACAAGGTACGGCTGGATACGTCGCCTCCCAACCTCTCCATCTCGAAGACGGGCAAGGGTGGTCTCCGTGTCACCACCACCGACGACGTGGAGCTCGACGAGGGGACGATCAAGAGCGTCCTGCGCGAACACGGCTACGTCAACGCCGACGTGACCGTTCGCGGCGACTGCACCATCGACGAACTTATCGACGGCATCCAGGACAACCGCGTCTACCTCCCCTCCATCGTCGCGGTCAACAAGGCCGACCTGATCGACAAGGACTACCTCCCGACGGTGAAAGAGAACCTCCGCGACCACGGTCTCGATCCCGACGAGGTGGTGTTCATCAGCGCCGAGGAGGAACGCGGCCTCGACGCCCTCAAGGAGAAAATCTGGGACGCGCTCGGAATGATCCGCATCTACATGGACAAGCCGGGCCGCGGCGTCGACTACGAGGAACCGCTCGTCCTGCGCGAGGGGGAAAACACCGTCGACGACGCGCTCCGAAAGCTGGGCGGGACGCTCGACGAGCGCTTCCGTTTCGCGCGCGTCACCGGGCCGAGCGCGAAACACGACGAACAGCAGGTGGGCCGTGACCACGAACTGCAAGACGAGGACGTGATGCGCGTCGTCGCGCGGCGATAG
- a CDS encoding TIGR04206 family protein: MSRSRSSLLPLLALLAVPWSVQTFAGTRPPGFVFAWGLLNVDPVSVTFLWDFLFRYTMGLPDYILAWPLSVACYGAALASAFAGHLLDRDDPRVTAGLLAAAGVAQLSLARGFSFQPGRTAWPLGTLACWLVAWWVYRQRGA, translated from the coding sequence GTGTCCCGTTCCCGGTCGTCGCTGCTCCCGCTTCTCGCACTTCTCGCGGTCCCGTGGTCCGTCCAGACGTTCGCTGGCACGCGTCCGCCCGGGTTCGTCTTCGCGTGGGGACTGCTCAACGTCGATCCCGTCTCGGTCACCTTCCTCTGGGATTTCCTCTTCCGGTACACGATGGGCCTGCCGGACTACATCCTCGCGTGGCCGCTGTCGGTCGCGTGTTACGGTGCCGCGCTCGCGAGCGCGTTCGCCGGGCACCTGCTCGATCGCGATGACCCGCGCGTGACGGCCGGCCTCCTCGCCGCTGCGGGCGTGGCGCAACTGTCGCTCGCCCGCGGCTTCTCGTTCCAACCCGGCCGGACCGCGTGGCCTCTGGGGACGCTCGCGTGCTGGCTCGTCGCGTGGTGGGTGTACCGCCAGCGCGGCGCGTAG
- a CDS encoding VOC family protein — protein sequence MDGILDHVMMRVADLDDSLEWYQSHLDYEEKDRWEADTFTIVYLGPEDMHEEGAMLELTHNHDGAPEEMGDAWGHIAVRVEDVYDAYEELMDEGVEDYRDPDSCGGSYAFVKDPDGHEVEIVERDHGARWSLDHTMIRVEDADEALGFWTRKFEHAPTGRWEADTFSNYFTKPRDAAPEAMAVELTYNYDGRTYTMGDAWGHLCVRVDDLHDDWEQLMVREAADYRDPASCDDMYAFTTDQDGHEIELIEREGLEPPLFPE from the coding sequence ATGGACGGAATCCTCGATCACGTCATGATGCGAGTCGCGGACCTCGACGACTCACTGGAGTGGTATCAGTCGCACCTCGACTACGAGGAGAAGGACCGCTGGGAGGCGGACACGTTCACCATCGTCTACCTCGGTCCCGAGGATATGCACGAGGAGGGCGCGATGCTGGAACTCACGCACAACCACGACGGCGCCCCCGAGGAGATGGGCGACGCATGGGGGCACATCGCCGTCCGCGTCGAGGACGTGTACGACGCCTACGAGGAACTGATGGACGAGGGCGTCGAGGACTACCGCGACCCCGACTCCTGTGGGGGAAGCTACGCGTTCGTCAAGGACCCCGACGGTCACGAGGTGGAGATCGTCGAACGCGACCACGGCGCGCGCTGGAGCCTCGATCACACCATGATCCGCGTCGAGGACGCCGACGAGGCCCTCGGCTTCTGGACCCGGAAGTTCGAACACGCCCCGACGGGCCGATGGGAGGCCGACACCTTCTCGAACTACTTCACGAAGCCCCGAGACGCCGCACCCGAGGCGATGGCGGTCGAACTCACCTACAACTACGACGGCCGGACCTACACGATGGGCGACGCATGGGGCCACCTCTGTGTCCGCGTCGACGACCTCCACGACGACTGGGAGCAACTGATGGTCCGCGAAGCGGCGGACTACCGCGATCCCGCCTCCTGTGACGACATGTACGCGTTCACGACAGATCAGGACGGCCACGAGATCGAACTCATCGAGCGCGAGGGTCTGGAACCGCCGCTGTTCCCCGAGTAA
- a CDS encoding NADP-dependent oxidoreductase, translating to MRAWHFAERPEGEPTLDSFDLRETERPTPRHGELLVRVRYLSVDPYMRGRMRDSESYADPWDVGDVLRGGVVGEVVESEHDGYAAGDLVTGRGTWAEYSVLDADEAARVDPDVADLPAYLGILGMPGRTAYFGLLDVGDPQPGDTVVVSGAAGAVGSTVGQIAKLNGCRVVGFAGTEEKTSWLTDDLGFDAAINYKQTDDYRAALDDAAPEGVDVYFDNVGGPITDAVFTKLNLDARVAVCGQIAHYNDEEVPTGPRKLPLLIASRAKVEGLLVRDYAPRFDVARERLERWVASGAIDHRETVVEGLENAPDAFLGLFSGDNIGKQVVRVAE from the coding sequence ATGCGAGCGTGGCACTTCGCGGAGCGACCCGAGGGAGAGCCAACACTGGATAGCTTCGACCTGCGGGAGACCGAACGGCCGACGCCACGACACGGCGAACTCCTCGTGCGCGTCCGCTACCTCTCGGTCGATCCCTACATGCGAGGCCGGATGCGCGACAGCGAGTCGTACGCCGACCCGTGGGACGTGGGCGACGTGCTCCGAGGCGGCGTCGTCGGCGAAGTCGTCGAGAGCGAGCACGACGGGTACGCGGCGGGCGACCTCGTCACCGGTCGGGGGACGTGGGCCGAATACAGCGTCCTCGACGCCGACGAGGCGGCCCGCGTGGACCCGGACGTGGCCGACCTCCCGGCGTATCTCGGTATCCTCGGGATGCCCGGGCGCACGGCCTACTTCGGCTTGCTCGACGTGGGCGACCCGCAACCGGGCGACACCGTCGTCGTCTCGGGGGCGGCGGGCGCCGTCGGCTCGACGGTCGGTCAGATCGCGAAACTGAACGGCTGCCGTGTCGTCGGCTTCGCCGGGACGGAGGAGAAGACGTCGTGGCTCACCGACGACCTCGGCTTCGACGCGGCGATCAACTACAAGCAGACCGACGACTACCGCGCGGCACTCGACGACGCCGCCCCCGAGGGCGTCGACGTCTACTTCGACAACGTCGGCGGCCCGATCACGGACGCGGTGTTCACGAAACTGAACCTCGACGCCCGCGTCGCCGTCTGTGGCCAGATCGCCCACTACAACGACGAGGAGGTCCCGACCGGCCCCCGAAAGCTCCCCCTGCTCATCGCGTCGCGGGCGAAGGTGGAGGGGTTGCTCGTCAGGGACTACGCGCCGCGCTTTGACGTGGCGCGTGAACGACTCGAACGGTGGGTGGCGTCCGGCGCCATCGACCACCGCGAGACGGTGGTCGAGGGACTGGAGAACGCGCCCGACGCCTTCCTCGGGCTCTTCTCGGGTGACAACATCGGCAAACAGGTCGTCCGCGTCGCGGAGTAA
- a CDS encoding helix-turn-helix domain-containing protein → MTKYSTGSDRGGGDGDACELCGRETTNLERANVAGANLLVCSNCAPHGDSGGRGGGSGRGGGSGSGSGASSGSRDGDEPSRKKRAAQNTARIYDAAQSNTKRWEEEGTDYEADRLPYLVSGYGERVETARQDAGLTVEELAADLDADEDDVLALEQGRATRAGVGGSLVRAVEERLGIDLVDE, encoded by the coding sequence ATGACGAAATATTCGACCGGATCGGACCGAGGCGGCGGCGACGGCGACGCCTGCGAACTCTGCGGCCGCGAGACGACGAACCTCGAACGCGCGAACGTCGCAGGCGCCAACCTCCTCGTCTGCTCGAACTGTGCGCCCCACGGCGACTCCGGGGGACGGGGCGGCGGATCGGGACGTGGCGGCGGGTCGGGGTCCGGGTCCGGCGCCAGTTCCGGGTCGCGCGACGGCGACGAACCCAGCCGCAAGAAGCGCGCCGCGCAGAACACGGCCCGCATCTACGACGCCGCCCAGAGCAACACGAAACGCTGGGAGGAGGAAGGAACGGATTACGAGGCAGACCGCCTTCCCTACCTCGTCTCGGGCTACGGCGAGCGTGTCGAGACGGCCCGGCAGGACGCGGGGCTGACGGTGGAAGAACTCGCGGCCGACCTCGACGCCGACGAGGACGACGTACTCGCCCTCGAACAGGGGCGGGCCACCCGCGCCGGCGTCGGGGGGTCGCTCGTCCGCGCCGTCGAGGAGCGACTCGGCATCGACCTCGTCGACGAGTAG
- a CDS encoding alanyl-tRNA editing protein, with the protein MQTLAPAEPDVREFEATVERVDGADVVLDHTYFYAESGGQPADRGTLAGIPVTDVQKRGDTVVHTVADEVDLAPGDDVVGVIDDDFRTYCMRAHTASHVLYGAGRRLLDDLGYGGFGIDAEKVRVDFATATDIDDAVLVELERLANRAVWDSRAVSWEQVPVDEARARDDVAFNTKTEEGVMADADTVRLVDIEDWDVAACGGTHVSNTREIGPVEVLSRSNPGEGLTRVEFAVGPPAIDRRATVRQAALDAARDLGTSLDALDDAVAELRAERDDLEAEVRSYKSEVLGARLAALPTTERDGTVWRIGTVADFGPNEVGEAAQDRVGDDADVIAVVGEGPAPHVVIATTGAVDAGDLVADLTDEFGGGGGGGSTFAQGGGLDADPDAVVASLRD; encoded by the coding sequence ATGCAGACGCTCGCCCCCGCCGAACCGGACGTACGGGAGTTCGAGGCGACCGTCGAGCGCGTCGACGGTGCCGACGTAGTGCTCGACCACACTTACTTCTACGCCGAGAGCGGCGGCCAGCCAGCCGACAGAGGCACGCTCGCCGGGATTCCGGTGACGGACGTGCAGAAGCGGGGCGACACCGTCGTCCACACCGTCGCGGACGAGGTCGACCTCGCTCCCGGTGACGACGTGGTCGGCGTGATCGACGACGACTTCCGCACCTACTGCATGCGCGCGCACACCGCGAGCCACGTCCTCTACGGCGCCGGACGGCGCTTGCTGGACGACCTCGGCTACGGCGGGTTCGGTATCGACGCCGAGAAGGTCCGCGTCGACTTCGCCACCGCGACCGACATCGACGACGCGGTCCTCGTGGAACTCGAACGCTTGGCCAACCGCGCCGTGTGGGACTCCCGGGCCGTCTCGTGGGAGCAGGTCCCCGTCGACGAGGCGCGGGCCCGCGACGACGTGGCCTTCAACACCAAGACCGAGGAGGGTGTGATGGCCGACGCCGACACGGTCCGCCTCGTCGACATCGAAGACTGGGACGTGGCGGCCTGTGGCGGCACGCACGTCTCGAACACCCGCGAAATCGGCCCCGTCGAGGTGCTGTCCCGCTCCAACCCCGGCGAAGGGCTGACCCGGGTCGAGTTCGCCGTCGGGCCACCGGCTATCGACCGCCGGGCGACCGTCCGGCAGGCCGCCCTCGACGCCGCGCGTGACCTCGGCACCAGTCTCGACGCCCTCGACGACGCCGTCGCGGAGCTGCGGGCCGAACGCGACGACCTCGAAGCAGAGGTGCGGTCGTACAAATCCGAGGTCCTCGGCGCGCGCCTCGCCGCCCTCCCGACGACCGAACGTGACGGCACCGTCTGGCGGATCGGCACCGTCGCGGACTTCGGCCCGAACGAGGTGGGTGAGGCGGCGCAGGACCGCGTCGGCGACGACGCCGACGTGATCGCCGTCGTCGGCGAGGGGCCGGCGCCGCACGTGGTGATCGCGACGACTGGCGCCGTCGACGCCGGTGACCTCGTTGCCGATCTGACCGACGAGTTCGGCGGCGGTGGGGGCGGTGGATCGACGTTCGCACAGGGTGGCGGTCTCGACGCCGACCCGGACGCCGTGGTCGCGTCGCTGCGGGACTAA
- a CDS encoding carboxypeptidase-like regulatory domain-containing protein, with protein sequence MTRIVTTLCVVLVLSLVASGASVAQSSETVTVTVAVHDQADNPISNAELDVEWEDGSTTATTASNGKAFVDVPAGAEVTISVSHPRYVRNSPYTISSASEREVEVDVFRKSTVRLEVSDDDGSVADARVLIERGGLDVVTGTTNQNGVFESGVLQAGRYSITISKPGYYTRQKPLEIEGDITNRVAMRRGSISVTVRVVDSHFDPPRPVTNAGVELGDTVSGRTDVGGNFSATLPVNTEPTLRVTKDGYRTVERDLEVGEEPTSVSVQFSRTRSVTLESTNERVVAGERVLLRATDAYGDPATVATVYLDGERVGTTDGEGEAAVRVREPGTHTLYVTKDGVRSNEVTVEAIAAGDGATATPTDVHTLTETPSATPSATPTPSETAGTSPGFAPPLVVLALLVLGGLAARRRD encoded by the coding sequence ATGACACGGATTGTCACCACCCTGTGTGTGGTCCTCGTTCTGTCACTGGTCGCGTCCGGCGCGAGCGTCGCACAGTCGTCCGAGACGGTCACGGTCACCGTCGCCGTCCACGATCAGGCGGACAACCCAATCAGTAACGCCGAACTCGACGTGGAGTGGGAGGACGGATCGACGACGGCCACGACCGCCAGCAACGGCAAGGCGTTCGTCGACGTGCCCGCGGGCGCCGAGGTCACGATCAGCGTGTCTCACCCACGGTACGTCCGAAACAGCCCCTACACCATCTCCTCGGCGTCCGAACGCGAGGTCGAAGTGGACGTGTTCCGCAAGAGTACGGTCCGTCTCGAAGTCAGCGACGACGACGGCTCCGTGGCCGACGCGAGAGTGCTGATCGAACGAGGAGGACTCGACGTGGTGACCGGGACGACCAATCAGAACGGCGTGTTCGAGTCCGGCGTCCTCCAGGCGGGTCGCTACTCCATCACCATCAGCAAACCCGGCTACTACACCCGGCAGAAACCCCTCGAAATCGAGGGCGACATCACGAACCGCGTGGCGATGAGACGCGGATCCATCTCGGTCACCGTCAGGGTCGTCGACTCGCACTTCGATCCGCCGCGGCCCGTCACCAACGCCGGCGTCGAACTCGGTGATACGGTGAGCGGGCGAACGGACGTGGGCGGGAACTTCAGCGCCACCCTCCCCGTCAACACCGAACCGACGCTGCGCGTGACGAAAGACGGCTACCGAACTGTCGAGCGTGATCTGGAGGTCGGCGAGGAACCGACGAGCGTCTCGGTCCAGTTCTCGCGGACGCGGTCGGTCACGCTCGAATCCACCAACGAACGCGTCGTGGCCGGCGAGCGAGTCCTCCTCAGGGCGACGGACGCGTACGGCGACCCCGCGACGGTCGCGACGGTCTACCTCGACGGCGAACGCGTCGGCACCACCGACGGCGAGGGCGAGGCCGCGGTTCGGGTCCGCGAACCCGGGACGCACACGCTCTACGTCACCAAGGACGGTGTGCGGTCGAACGAGGTGACGGTCGAAGCCATCGCCGCCGGTGACGGGGCGACGGCGACGCCGACGGACGTACACACGCTCACCGAGACGCCGTCCGCGACGCCGTCCGCGACGCCGACACCGTCTGAGACGGCCGGCACCAGTCCCGGCTTCGCGCCGCCACTCGTCGTCCTCGCCCTCCTCGTCCTCGGCGGTCTCGCGGCCCGTCGCAGGGATTAG
- a CDS encoding HAD family hydrolase, producing the protein MSIESADYGAVVYDLDGTLVRLVVDWDAAASDATAAFAEAGVDVADADLWSLFETAPEHGLAEDLESILAAHERRGAEQAIRLPHADRVPEWSVPVGVCSLNAEAACRRALERHDLLDHVETVVGRDSVATHKPDPEPLLTAIDRLGADPSSALFVGDTERDRLTAERAGVAFEYVDDGPADG; encoded by the coding sequence GTGAGCATCGAATCCGCCGACTACGGCGCCGTCGTGTACGACCTCGACGGCACGCTCGTCCGGTTGGTCGTCGACTGGGACGCCGCCGCCAGCGACGCGACGGCCGCGTTCGCCGAGGCGGGTGTCGACGTGGCCGACGCGGACCTCTGGTCGCTGTTCGAGACGGCCCCGGAACACGGGCTAGCCGAGGATCTGGAGTCGATCCTCGCGGCACACGAACGTCGCGGGGCGGAGCAGGCGATCCGCCTCCCCCACGCCGACCGCGTCCCCGAGTGGAGCGTCCCCGTCGGCGTCTGCTCGCTCAACGCGGAGGCGGCCTGTCGCCGGGCGCTGGAGCGCCACGATCTGCTCGACCACGTCGAGACCGTCGTCGGTCGGGACTCGGTGGCGACGCACAAACCCGACCCCGAACCTCTCCTGACGGCGATCGACCGTCTCGGAGCCGACCCGTCGTCGGCGCTATTCGTCGGTGACACCGAACGCGACCGCCTGACGGCCGAACGCGCGGGCGTCGCCTTCGAATACGTCGACGACGGCCCGGCCGACGGGTAG
- a CDS encoding ribonuclease J, which yields MEIEIATIGGYEEVGRQMTAVRAGNDVVIFDMGLNLSQVLIHDNVETEQMHSLDLIDMGAIPDDRVMSDLEGDVQAIVPTHGHLDHIGAISKLAHRYDAPVVATPFTIELVKQQVQGEDKFNVGNDLVKMDAGETMSIGDSGKVDLEFVNVTHSIIDAINPVLHTPEGAVVYGLDKRMDHTPVIGDPIDMDRFREIAREGEGVLCYIEDCTNAGRKGRTPSESVARKHLRDVMYSVEDYDGGIVATTFSSHIARVTSLVEFAKDIGRQPVLLGRSMEKYSGTAERLDFVDFPDDLGMYGHRKSVDRTFKRIMKEGKENFLPIVTGHQGEPRAMLTRMGRGETPYELENGDKVLFSARVIPEPTNEGQRYQSERLLRMQGARIYDDIHVSGHLREEGHYEMLDALQPQHVIPAHQDLKGFAPYVDLCESQGYALGRDLHVTRNGNMIQLVE from the coding sequence ATGGAAATCGAAATCGCAACCATTGGCGGCTACGAGGAAGTCGGACGGCAGATGACTGCCGTCCGCGCCGGTAACGACGTCGTCATCTTCGACATGGGTCTGAACCTCTCGCAGGTTCTGATCCACGACAACGTCGAAACCGAACAGATGCACAGTCTCGACCTGATCGACATGGGCGCCATCCCCGACGACCGGGTGATGAGCGACCTCGAAGGGGACGTACAGGCGATCGTTCCCACGCACGGTCACCTCGACCACATCGGCGCCATCTCGAAACTGGCCCACCGCTACGACGCCCCTGTCGTCGCGACGCCCTTTACCATCGAACTGGTGAAACAGCAGGTGCAGGGCGAAGACAAGTTCAACGTCGGCAACGACCTCGTGAAGATGGACGCCGGCGAGACCATGTCCATCGGCGACTCGGGCAAGGTCGACCTCGAATTCGTCAACGTCACGCACTCGATCATCGACGCGATCAACCCCGTCCTCCACACGCCGGAGGGCGCGGTCGTCTACGGCCTCGACAAGCGGATGGACCACACGCCGGTCATCGGCGACCCCATCGACATGGACCGCTTCCGCGAAATCGCTCGCGAGGGGGAGGGCGTCCTATGTTACATTGAGGACTGCACCAACGCGGGACGGAAGGGCCGCACGCCCAGCGAGTCCGTCGCGCGCAAACACCTCCGCGACGTGATGTACTCCGTCGAGGACTACGACGGCGGCATCGTCGCCACCACGTTCAGTTCGCACATCGCCCGCGTGACGAGCCTCGTCGAGTTCGCGAAGGACATCGGCCGTCAGCCCGTCCTTCTCGGTCGCTCGATGGAGAAGTACTCGGGCACCGCCGAACGCCTGGACTTCGTCGACTTCCCCGACGATCTGGGGATGTACGGTCACCGCAAGTCCGTCGACCGCACGTTCAAGCGGATCATGAAGGAGGGCAAGGAGAACTTCCTGCCCATCGTCACGGGTCACCAGGGCGAACCGCGCGCGATGCTGACGCGGATGGGTCGCGGCGAGACGCCGTACGAACTGGAAAACGGCGACAAGGTGCTGTTCTCGGCCCGCGTGATTCCGGAGCCGACGAACGAGGGCCAGCGCTACCAGTCCGAGCGCCTGCTTCGGATGCAGGGCGCTCGTATCTACGACGACATCCACGTCTCCGGCCACCTGCGCGAGGAAGGCCACTACGAGATGCTGGACGCGTTACAGCCGCAGCACGTCATCCCGGCTCACCAGGACCTCAAAGGGTTCGCGCCCTACGTCGACCTGTGTGAGAGTCAGGGCTACGCGCTGGGCCGTGACCTGCACGTCACGCGCAACGGCAACATGATTCAACTGGTGGAATGA
- the idsA3 gene encoding geranylfarnesyl diphosphate synthase, whose product MTPDSTEEQVLAAVRERRERVNAAIDEDLPLKEPERLWEASRYLLKAGGKRLRPTVSLLAAEAVADVPPLSVDYRTFPALDGGEVDVMAGALSLEVIQSFTLIHDDIMDDDALRRGVPAVHKAYDVDTAILAGDTLYSTAFEIMADTGAAPENGLEAMRMLAETCTRICEGQALDVEFEGRTEVLPEEYLEMVESKTAVLYGDAAATPAVLLGADDAVVDALYSYGINSGSAFQIQDDVLDLTVPSEQLGKQRGSDLVENKETLITLHARQQGVDVDGLVDADSAEELTDAEVEAAVETLNEAGSIEYAREKARSLVDQSKADLGVLPDNEARSLLEAIAEYLISRGY is encoded by the coding sequence ATGACGCCCGATTCGACGGAAGAGCAGGTGCTCGCGGCGGTTCGCGAGCGCCGCGAGCGGGTCAACGCGGCCATCGACGAGGATCTCCCCCTCAAAGAGCCAGAACGGTTGTGGGAAGCTTCGCGCTACCTGCTGAAGGCTGGCGGCAAGCGCCTCCGCCCGACCGTCTCCCTGCTCGCGGCGGAGGCCGTCGCCGACGTGCCGCCGCTCTCCGTCGACTACCGAACCTTCCCCGCCCTCGATGGCGGCGAGGTGGACGTGATGGCCGGGGCGCTCAGCCTCGAAGTCATCCAGTCGTTCACCCTCATCCACGACGACATCATGGACGACGACGCGCTCCGCCGGGGTGTCCCGGCCGTCCACAAGGCGTACGACGTGGACACCGCCATCCTCGCGGGCGACACGCTCTACTCGACCGCCTTCGAGATCATGGCGGATACGGGTGCTGCCCCCGAGAACGGCTTGGAGGCGATGCGGATGCTCGCCGAGACCTGTACCCGAATCTGTGAGGGGCAGGCACTCGACGTGGAATTCGAGGGCCGGACCGAAGTCTTGCCCGAGGAGTATCTGGAGATGGTGGAGTCGAAGACGGCCGTCCTCTACGGCGATGCGGCCGCAACGCCCGCCGTCCTCCTCGGCGCCGACGACGCGGTGGTCGACGCGCTCTACTCCTACGGCATCAACTCCGGATCGGCGTTCCAGATTCAGGACGACGTGCTCGATCTGACCGTCCCCTCGGAGCAACTCGGCAAGCAGCGCGGGTCGGACCTCGTCGAGAACAAGGAGACGCTCATCACGCTCCACGCCCGCCAGCAGGGCGTCGACGTGGACGGACTGGTCGACGCCGACTCCGCCGAGGAGTTGACCGACGCGGAAGTCGAAGCGGCAGTCGAGACCCTGAACGAGGCGGGGAGCATCGAGTACGCCCGCGAGAAGGCCCGCTCCCTCGTCGACCAGAGTAAGGCGGACCTCGGGGTTCTCCCGGACAACGAGGCCCGGTCACTGCTGGAAGCCATCGCGGAGTACCTCATCTCCCGGGGCTACTAG
- a CDS encoding CHRD domain-containing protein has product MSHRSNWSRRETLRTGAIVSGGLLSGASAAGIAVAKEKRNFRTHLSGDEEVDAVETDAQGQATFQLDKAGDELRYRLIVANIDDVSMAHIHSAPAGSNGPAVAWLYPEGGSSPELIPGRFDGVLAEATLTADDLVGPLDGGTMNDLVALLRAGGAYVNVHTEAHPGGEVRGQIR; this is encoded by the coding sequence ATGTCACACAGATCGAACTGGAGTCGACGGGAGACGCTCAGGACGGGGGCAATCGTCTCGGGTGGACTGCTGTCCGGAGCGAGTGCAGCAGGTATCGCCGTAGCCAAAGAAAAGCGCAACTTCCGGACGCATCTCTCGGGTGACGAGGAGGTCGACGCCGTCGAGACGGATGCGCAAGGACAGGCCACGTTCCAACTCGACAAGGCCGGTGACGAACTCCGATACCGGCTGATCGTCGCAAATATCGACGACGTGTCCATGGCTCACATCCACAGCGCTCCTGCTGGATCGAACGGCCCGGCCGTCGCCTGGCTGTACCCGGAAGGTGGGTCGTCACCGGAGCTGATCCCCGGGCGATTCGATGGGGTACTCGCCGAAGCGACACTCACGGCCGACGACCTCGTCGGACCACTGGATGGTGGAACGATGAACGACCTCGTCGCGCTCCTTCGAGCGGGCGGCGCGTACGTCAACGTGCACACCGAGGCGCACCCGGGTGGTGAAGTTCGCGGACAGATCCGCTAA